CcagagaaaggaaagcagaTGCCTTTCCCCAGGTCACTTCTCACACAGTCACTCTGACATTCAGCTGAATTCATGTCCTGGATGAGGATCCTGGATCCATATCCTCACACTGATGGAAacaggctgcaggcagctgggggCAGTTTTTAGAGGGGTTTTGGCCTGCAGGCAGCCCCGGAAGGCTGGGGCTCTGGCTGGCAGGAGCGGCAGCTGCCCCCGTGACTCACCTGCCTCACCTCAGCCTTGTCTGTAGGGGGATGAATCACCCCAGTGGAGCCTCTTTGTCTCCCCTGGTTTTGGGGGAAGCCACAGAGTGAGCAGCTCCAACAGAGTCCTACGGAATCCAGCGGGATATAACCCAGCCCGCCCAGCTGCTGGAACTGCCACGGGATGCTCAGCAGGAGGAGGGATGGACTCACTcaaaagctgctctgcagagctggggtcAAGCATTTCAAATTTGCCCAGGAGTTTCAGGAGCTCAGCTCAGAGCGTTAAAtgcacccagggctgctgtctGTCCTTGGGGCCAGGTCAGCCCCATGTCCACACCATCCACACACCCATCCTGGAAGCCTCCTGGGAATGGCCCCTGTGCAGTCCTATGTCCCTAAAAGTGACAGGAATTTGATGACAAAAGGCCCAGAGCAAAACAGTGCCAGGAACCATTTGAACCATTTAACAGCAGGAATGGTCTTGAGCTGGTGGCTGTGGGCATGGAGGTGACAGTGAGGAAATCAGCAGCAGGAGACACTCAGAACCCtcaaaaattaaacttttagGGTTGTGACTTCACCTCCTGATAGGAGCTACGGGCTCAGAACACTGCTAGGGACAACCTTCCCAGGTTTGCTGAGGAATACAAAACAACTGACTTGCTAGATGTAGCACGAGGTTTATTTATTGCAACTTTCGAAAGCACAAAAACATTGACAGATGAAAGGCACCAGAGAGCCAAAATCATACAGTCACTACTATCCCCTTTTACAATCTCGTTGGAATTTACAGAGAGTGCAAGCCCCAGTACAGTGTCACCAGCCATCCCTACATGCACGCTGGAGCCTGCAGCCACTCCAGAATTCCAGAATTATCTGCTCGGCAAATCCCACTGGAAATTTAAACCCCAAGCCAAGGACGGAGACAGCACGTACAGAACTACTGTTTGCTGCATGCATAACTGTACAAAATACCAGAGCTTTTTTACATCTCCTGGGAGGCCAGCTGACAACCTGGAGTTACATAAAGGAGGAATCTCAAAGGGAAGGAGCCAGAGCAGAGTTAGCTGAGGGTTGGACTCCAACCCTGGAGTGATGCTACTGCTGCTGCACGTCCTGGCAGCCGCTGCTTCCCCAGCCGTGTTTTAAACCCTGCACGGAGGATCTCACTCCCACTGATCACAAATTAGTTCTGTGCTTGGCAAGAATTGGATTTATCTCGGCTGCAGCTCGCAGGGGTTCTGCCAGCCACGGGGAGGAGGGCTGGGTTTAGGATCCGCTGTTTCCCAGGGGAACTGGGCAGGGTGAACTCTTCCTAACCTGAACCTGAACCTGCACCACCAGGCAGCTTGGAGGGGTTTGTTGAGGGGGTTTAGGAGGCTCCGGGGGAAATGCATGCAGTGAAAGGTGGGTTTGGATGAGTGAGGGCTGAACCATTCCTGTTTAACCTTTCCCCTCAGGGCGGGAGGGTCTGGTACCTCTGGACACACACCGGGTGTGGGTTTTAGCACCATGGCAAagagcagggctcagagcagcacaggcactTCCTTTAGGGATTGAAATCAAGGATGCTATGGCACCACTCAGATAAAACCCTTGGAAAAATAGTGCATAAATCTCAGCGTGGTTATTGCACTGCTCAGGTAATTATCTGCCCCTGTGTCCCTAGAAATCTGTCTCTGGGATTTCTGCAGGAGAGTGATGGAAATGCTGAATAGAAATAAAGATTTATTGAATCAAAGCGATTCTACTGTGTATTTAAGACATATTTataagcagcagctgcagcagcgaTTATGATAAATTTAATATTCAGAGTTCATTTCatgacacagaaataaaatgaataatCCATCAATATAAATTGACTTGAGATGAATATCAAATTACAAAATCTTTAGAGCAATTCTGTTTGCTAATCTACATGAACATGATCTGGATTAAAGGGATCTGTTTGGTTCAGCATTAAGCAGGAAGGGTAAAGTCTGGCTTTAAAATGAGATACATAAAATTAGGCAGCTCACAGGAGGGTCTTAAAGACTTCTGTGCCCATGTGGGCAATGCCTTGAGGGAGCTCTGCCCCTGGGAAGCCACTGTGAAGTCTTAACTCTAAAACCAGGCATAAAATATCCTTAAATACCTGGAAAAGCAGGTGGACAGCTATGGACCAAACGGACCAAACCACAGGGGTGTTTAACACAATGTGTCAGACCCGCTGAGACACTTCTATAAATGTCACTGTCAGCCTTTGTGCTTCTTCAGGGGCCTAAATACACTTGCAAATCtccctttaatatttttttaaatacttttaagCATGCGTCTCCATGTTCATTAATGTGAGATGAGCAGATGCACAACCAGACAGAATCCCATTTCCCCAAggtaatcctttttttttcatttccaacATGCAAAATGTAGGGAATTATAAcagtgtttaaagaaaaaaaaaaaaaaaaaaaaccaaaccaaaacaaaatgttaTAAAGCTGTTTGAAATATCAAGacaaatgcaaatgaagtcTAATCCTTTGTGCTGGAGCAGTGGTGGTTCGTGGGGTGGTGGTGGAGGTGATGATTCCTACTTTTTGGGTTACAAAGCAAGTAGGAACTGGAGAACAGAAACCTGGCCTGGGAGCaggctctcctgcctcctgggTTGGGGTTTCGGTGGGGTTTGGGCTCTTCACTCTAAGAGCTTCACCGAGAACAGGCGCCTCCCAAAGCGCCAGCGGGACGAGTAAACCCCAACCAAGCTCAGCACAGCCACGCCCCGGCCCTCAGCCCCCTCTACCCACGCATCCAAATGGATCAGGAGAAAGAGATAGGATTGCATTACCTCGGTCATTTTGGGCTTCCTGGAGCTGGCCGGGACCAGCCTGCCCGCCTCAGGCCGCGGAGCGGTGGCCATGGTGTAGGTCTCCTTGCTCACCTTCTGCTTGGAcctcagcagggccagggctgccttGGTGGACACGCCGGGCAGGTTGGGGTTGTAGAGGCTGATGCACCAGCTGGCATACACCGAGGAGCGGCCATCCGCTTGCTGGGTGTGATTTGGCTTTATGTAGTTTAAATAGCACCAACTGACATTAGTGGTTGTGTGGAGACTGGGGAACTGCAGGACCTTCTTGCTGTCTGTGCCGTCCCGAGCCTTCCCCGCGCTGGCGGCGCCCTCGGGCACgggggcagtgctggcaggggtTGGTGGAggctgctccaccagttctttGGAGTCTTCCTTCTTCACGGGCTGCAGAGGCTCCTGGCTGAGGAATTGTTTGCCAGCTGGCTGCTCGTACTCCTGCAGTGCCTCAAGGCTTGGGGACCCCGACCGGGACACTGCCTGCTGGGAACTGCTCGGGGTTTCctttggctctggctgctccacGGACACGCTGGGTGGTATCTCAGCTTCCACCCTCTCTTGGCTTTCTGCAAGGAAGTGAGATTTATCCTGGTTTTTCCCTTCCTCTATTGCACTGGGTGGCTTCACCACTTCCAGCTTATCTTCTGCTTCAGAcacttcctcctccttcactctcttctgctgctgtgtctcCATCGTCAGCTCCAAActgccagctggggacagcatcCTTTTGCTCCCCCCAACTGTGGAGGGGCCCCCTTCCAGGCCGAGGACGCTGTctgagggacaggtgaggggcaTGTAGCCCTTTCTCTCTGGTAAGGGCAGGGGCACTCTCAGGTATGGGCTCTGGAAAAGGCTTCTCTGCTCGTCTGTGATCATCTGGGCCAGGTCAAAACCCAGCCCGTGGACATCAGCGCTGCACACCAGGGCACCCTTGGGCTGGTGGTCATCGAATTTGGGGAGGACGATGGTGGAGGAGCTGCACTGGGACTGCGTGACCAGGATCTGGGAGAGCGTGGTGTACATGGCGCTGCCGTAGGAGGGCATGTTGGTCTGGATGCGAACGGGGACAACCAGGGACACCATGGGCTCTGTCCGGGTGGGGACAACGAGCTGGGTCACGGTGACAGACAGCGCGGGACTCGCTGTGCAGGTCAGAGGGTGCAACCTGCTGTCCGAGTCATAATCCGTGCatggggacaggctggagctTCCTGCTGCTGAGAACAAACTGGATTTGATCTGTGGCAAATGTCCACCAGCATCACCTGGCAAGTGGAGGGCAAACTGAGACTGGAGAGGCAGGAAGAAGGCTGAGGGGATCGGGGAGGAGCCAGGGTAGTGCACGGGCAGGAATGAAGGGTGCCTGAAGGACACCTCGGCAGGGTGAGACATCAAGGGAGGAGCGATGTGGAGCGGGCCCGGGTGGATCAGCGTTTGCgggaggggcagcggcggggtCTGGAATATGGAGGGAGGGATCTGAGGCATGGAGAACTGGGCAGAGAGGATGTCAGACATGGTGTGTGCAGCGAAGAGCTCTGCAGACTGCCCCGGCTGCGGCAGGAGGTGCTGGTAGGGGAATATGGAAACCTGAGGGGCCATGAAGTGCTTCTCGTGCAGCGTCAGCTGTGGCACGGGGTGGTGGAACACCTGCAGAGCCTCTGTGTATGGCGGGCTGTAGGATGGCTCAGGGCTGTCCTTTGGCTGGCTCTTGTCACTCGGGTAGGTGCTGTGAGAGGGCAAAGGGGAGGACGTGGTCGGCTGATGGGGCAAACTCGTGGCAGGAGATTTACTTGAAGAAGGAGTTGGATCCTCCGTGTCCGGCCAGCCCAGCGGGGCCGGGTCTGGCTCGTGCTCGGGGTGCCTGGTGAGGGACGCCTGCCGCACCAGAAAGCATTTCCTCCTCTCCTGGGGGGCCGAGGAGGTGGAGGGGCCGGGGGTGGAGGCAGGGGTGGACGACAAGCTCCCATAGTCGAAGGATTTACTGCGAGTCTCTGACATCTGGGAAGGGTGGGACACGTTGGGCGTCTGCTCGGAAGCAGATCTCCGCATTTCCCTGGAATGGTGATGGTGGCTGGGGACCATCAGCATATGGGAGCCAACGCTGGGAGGTTTTGGGTGGGATTCGGAGGGCTGGCTACTCGATTCTGGCTTGGTGTGGTCATCCCGGTCAAAGGAGACGGAGTGACTGGAGCTGTGGGATAGGCTGCTCTCCTGACTGGGGCTCCGGGTGAGAGAGACCGACTCAAAGCTGGAGTCCCCGGAGGACTGGGCCATTTCTGCCAGCCGGAGCCGCTTCTTCTTGGGTGGGAGTTTCTCCGCAGGGAGCTGCGAAAGAGTCTGGCTCCTCTGCGGCCACTGGAATTCCTCGGTTTTCTCTGGCTCCTTCGGAGGAGGTTCTGGCTCTGTTTCTGGTCTGTCCGGCTCTTCCGTGACCAGAATCTCAGGAACCTGGATGTTGGGCTGGCGgaccagcctgggctgcagggagtgAGGGGGACGGCTGTGCTGGGGCGTGGGCTGAGCTGGGAACTGGGACAGGGGCTTGTCCTCTTCCAAGCTGCTGGGCTGCTCGATGGAGTCTGACTTCTCAAAGGAGCTCGTGTGCTGGATGACAGAGATCTCCTTGGAGGTTGTTCTCCTCTCCTTGCCCTCCGCGCTCGAAGCTGGTTTGGTGTTCCTGGAATGGAAGCTGGCACTGGCCTCGGAAGGTGCGGATTTTCCCGAGTCTGCTGGTGACTTCATGGATTCACGGGTCAGGTTTAGAGCCACATCAGACGAGGCCAGGTTTGCAAACTGAGTGCCTGGGCCGGTGCTGGAGGAGGGGGTGTCAGACACTTCGAAAGCTGGAGGTTCCTCATCGTCCCCGAGGCTCTTCTCCTTCCGCCTCTTCCGCAGCGGGGTGAGCTCCAAGGTGCTGCCCAGCTTGTAATGCATCATCTGGGGCCACACGTCGGGATCCGCCGCGCTCTTCTCCGCCTCGGACGAGGTGTGGGACGTGGCAGAGCGGGGCTTGGAGAGCTGCAGTTCTGAGCAGTAGTATTTCTTGTGGGCCTCGTAGTTGTCCCTTTTCTTGTAGCGAGCGCCGCACACGTTACACTCGTACATGAACCCTTTTGCCTTCGGGCCCTTGCGGGACTTTTTGGTAAGATCGCTTTCCTTGGTTTCAGGCTCCTCGGGAGGTTTGGGAACACTTTCTTTGCTGGCAGAGCCGACCTCCTCCGAGGCGTATTCCACTCCCAAGGGTAGCTCGATAGCTGGTTGGCGTTTTAGCATTCGAGGGTGGGAGGAAAACGCTTGGCTGCGGCTTAAGACTTCTGGCTCCATGATGTGATCATCGAATGAGTAGCTACCTCTAAAGGTGTGTGGGGAGCTTATAGTGCATGCAGCAGAAGGCATTGAGTGGCTTCTTAGGAGAGGCACTGTCTCTGTGGCACTGTGGGATTGCTGAAGTGACAACAATGATTGTTCGGGCTTCATTTTTTCACCGTGGGATGCCAACACTTTCGCTGCATccagctggctgctggaacCAGACTTGATATCAAACTGAAAGGGTTCTCTGTACGCACCAGACTTTGGGGATTCAATGCTGCTACGCCTTGATAGAGAACTTCTTCTGGGCTTCACACTGTCGATTTCACTGGTATCCACGACAGCTTCGTTAATGGTAATTAGCTTAGTGATGTGTTCGATCACCTGTGTTCTAGGCACAGACAATGGGACCATGCTGGGCTTCTCGTCGCCGGACAGGTGTGGGAACCCCTGGGTTGTGTTTGCAGCCAGCGCCGCCGTCCTCTGCCCAATCCTCCCACACTTCCCGAAGATGATCTCAGCGTAGGATTTGGCGTTGGTGTTGGGAGGGCTGATCTGCTGCTCCGCGCTCTCGGATCTGGAGAAGTACCCAGACTCCGTGCTGCCCTTGCTGCCGGGGCTCAGGAACGCCTGCTCGTCGATCACCTTCTTGCGCTCGCTCAGGCGCAGCGCCAGCTTCTGCTTGATGCTGTGGGTGTCCTCGGACTTATGGCTCAGGGCGTGCTCTGATGATGGCTCCACAAACTGGGAGCTGTCCTCGAGGGACTGGGACATGCTGGAATGGGACAGTGAGCAGCGGTCGTGGCTGGAGCCTTGGCTCCCTGCGGTCAGCAGGCTGCTGGAGAGCAGGGTGTGCTTCTGCCTGGGTGACAGCTCCACGGCGTGACCCGACATCGCTGCCGTCTCCTCCTCCGAGTCCGTGCTTTCCCCTTCTGTCGGCTCCTCGAAGTCCTCCCCACCGATCCGCTCCATCTCCAGGCTCGATGGGTACATCTCCGCTCCGATCCCTGAGGCCAGCCCAGCTTTAATCCGGTGAGCGTGGGACTTCCTGTGTTTGTACAAGTTGCTCTTCGTCTTGAAGGAGAACCCGCATGGAATGCAagggtagggcctctccccggtgtgggaCCTGATATGTTTCTGGAGCACGCTGGGCTTGGCGCAGGGCCTGCTGCAGTACTGGCAGATGTACTTGCCCGGCTTCTGgggcttcttctccttcttgtgCACCTCCTCAGCTTGCTTCAGGGACACCTGGGCGGGGCGGGGGATGAAGACCTTCTGCACGGCCGGCATGTCCTCTGCGGGAATGATGGGCGACTGGGACGGGAGGAGCTGGCCGTGGTGGGCGTGCAGCCCGGGGGACGGGAAggagccagagggccctggcctgACTGGATCAACTAGCTGCCATGTGGGACCTTCCAGGACATGCTCCGGCTTCCCCGGGGACATAAATGCTGGTGCCAGTGCGTGCTGCTGAAGCTGCGGGACGTGGGCAGGGTGGTCAAAGGAGGAGGGCTTGGGTTGCTTCTGGTGGCCGGGCTTCTCCTGAGGCTCCTCTCGCGGAACGGGCAAAGAGCCGGAAAAGTGCTGCTGCGAGATGATATCTCGGAGAGGGGTTCcttgggaaggagcagagctgccctggtaTGTAGTTGGGGATGAAATACTGCCTTGGAAAGCCTCTCCTTTGGGAAGCCTCTTTCTTGGACTTTCCTCAGCCTTTTTTGTGCTCTTCTGGCTTTGTTCAGGATCCATGACCTTAAAAGGGTCTTTGAATGCTATTTCGGGAAGGTTTTGGCAGGCTTCATTTATGAATAATAAAGGTCTCCTCTGTAGATTCCCTGTTTTGCCTGCATTTGCTACGAAGCTGGAGCCGCCAGGAGATGGTTGTTGATTTAAGATTTTACTAAAGTGTCACTAGTTGCTATTtgattcaaaaaaaaaaaagtttcaaggTCAATAAAGTTCACATTGGTAACACATGACAAACTACttcaaagagagaaaattttCCAAAACTTTCAGtccaaatattttccttgtgaACTTGGTTAAGGCTTTAAACCTtgccattttatttcagttgacAGTGGCAAGCCTTCAAAGTCAAGATGCAACCCACAATGTGTCTCTTGTTTGTTATGCAAACCTTTGAAAACTTGAGACTTTAGTGCTCATCTCAGAAagatcctttttatttttttctctctctctctcctgtgCAAGGAAATTAACACTGAACGGTGGATGTCCCCCTGTGTCTTCCTTCTGTTCCACTTTGGAGTTCAAAAGCCTTGGAAAAGTATTTCCCACATTTCTGTAATTACatccaaaagaaaaacagacaaaaaaaaaaactactttAGCTTTTGTGTGTAAGTAATTAACCGCTGCTCATTTTTGGGAGGGGGGGGTTAACAGTAAATATTTTGTACACAAATAATTCAGAACAATTGAATGTCTGCCTAAACCTAAACATAAATTGCACTCAGGCAAACCTCAGGGACTCGGTTTAATGCCCACAAAACCTGGCTCTGAAGCAGCAAACAAAGACAGGAACTTGAAACAGAGACAGTTTgggaaaatgaattaaaatgctttcaaaCTCGAGTTCCTCCTAATCTCCTGCAAACATTTAGGAGTTTAAAGTTTTTATAATTGTATTTCCCTTCCAAACCAGCTGACTCCAAAGCTCTGCCTCACACCTCTTACATCCCTGACAAATATCAAGGCATCTTCCCTGGATAGAAGCTGCTCTTGAGCTGTGCTAATCCTCAGTGTCACCTACAACAAAGGCAGGTAAAGAGGAGCTTTTATTGAACTGTTGCCTCTTTAATTTCCTGCCTTTTGTCACCAAACAAAGGTGCAAATCCAATTTCTGTGTCATCCTGGGCTGTTTCTAAAGGGAAACTCCCTTGAAATGAGTGTGGATGGGATTTCTCAAACCGTATTAACCACCCTGGCCAGCAAACACAGCTCCTGATGGGACACTCCGGGAGGGAATTCCACTGGGATTGCACCCCAGCTGCACTGGAATCAGCCAATGTCTCCAGAAAATGGAGTGGAAATGGGGGGGATGCTctgaaggaaaagcagggaGGTGCCTTCTAAATGAAATTAATTGATAGGTGTGATTTATAATGACAAATAAATGATTATCCTTCTTTCTGAAGGTATTGCCTGCCCTGTGGTGCAGTGCCTTGCTAGGCCAGGAATCCAATGGATTAATCAGTGGAAATTACTCCAAGCCCTGTGttccctggggatggggctgaaGTGCCagtccagcagagcaggggactGAGATTTGAGCCCAGCTTCCTCCTGAAGGGTGAAGAGCCAGCAGGAGAAACCACAAAGTCCTCCAAGCATTCCTCAATCCTCATTCACTCCTACAGCCCTGCGGACTCAGTGAGAAAAGGGACGTGGAGCTTGAGGGGATTTAGCTGAATTTAGCAGATCTAAGGATGCTGGGACACCCTGGGAACCATCGTGACCAGCCAGACCTCACAAACTCTCTGAAACCTGTCTCCTCAGATGGCCAAATGTAGGGTGCAAGTCCTTGGACACACCTCCCTCTCGGAGAGAGGCAGGGACCCAGTGGGGACGATGGATCCCCCATGAGGGGCTCAGTCCAGGGACCCGGGCTCTCCTGAGATGTCATTTTTTACTGGCTGGATGAGTGGCTTCTCTTTCTGCCCACCTGTGACTCCACACCTCAGGGAAATGACACTAAATCTGTGCTAGCCTTGAATTCCACTTTCCTTTTCCTCAAATCCAGGTCCCGCTCCCTTCCAGCACCAGCTTCAAACCTTCCCAGGGCCTGCAGAGCACCTGCTCTTGCCCCGACTTGCTGAGGAAGTCAGGCTCATTGCTGTGAGAAggatttaattacattttgaaACCCCTTTTCAGAGAGCCCTCAATGCTGACTAACCCTGGCCGTGGTCTGGGCTAGACTTTGAGCCCAGCATTTATTCAAGATCAAAGACACTCGTGGAGCTGATTTATCACCTTGATTTCTGCACAGATTGCTGGGGTTTGCCCCACTCGTGACACACAGAGCTTTTTAACTTGGGAGAATTGGATTGAAGTAGAGAACATTAAATGGGTGCAAGTGGATTTAAGCAGGGATTTTTTCAGCAAGAACATAGTGATCTGCCACAAACTCAGATAGTCACATTTAAGAATTCCCAACTGAACAACATTACAATACTGAATTTTCTCCTATAGGCCACATATCAATTCCTAAGTGTTTAATAATTAGGCTTGCAAAGGAAATTCTTGAGTTAATTCAATATCACCTCAAATGTTCAGaccatcctcattctcctctgcTAAACACATGGGCCCCAGCTGATTTTTATGTTTTAGGAATTCTGCACAATTCAAGAACAGGCCAAGAAACAAACACACCTGGCTGCCTACATCAGCAAGCAGGGTCATTCCAGGCCAGTTCAGGCCATTCTGGACATCTTTATTTCATTAATGGGAATGAGGCTCCTGGAATGCCAGTGGCAAAGGATAATTCTCCTGGCTGGATGCAGTTAATCCAGGCTGAGACTTCTCCAAGGAAAACTTAACAGTGCAacaaaaaatgggagaaaaaaatgaagcctGGGAGGGTTTCTCCACTAAGGATccagagagaaggaagaagaaaaggggaaattCATGGGGAGCAACTCGGATttctgccctgggccagggacagcaccagggcacggctggagctgggccagggcagggcaggctggagctcagggaaaggttcttcccccagaggtgctggcactgcccaggctgcccagggaatgggcacggccccgaggctgccagagccccagggatgcccagggtggggctggtgggggtctgggcagggctcCATCATCcttggtcccttccagctcaggatattccacgATTCTACAACCCTACACCATTTTTATTCTCACTTTCCTTCAGCATCCTGAGCATGGCACTGGAACAATGACAGCAAATCCATGGCCAGAAACTCTCATTCCATTCCCAGTGACAGGAACAAAGGCTGCCCCCCGATGAAAGAAATCAGTGACAGAATTCCCTCTGACTTTTATGGGATCAGATTTTTACCCTAAAGCCTGGGAGAAAATGTTCAGAAAGATGCTCTTCCAGAAAGTCTCAGTTGTGAGGATTCTGAATTGCCTTATTATGGCTGAAGTGGTTTTGTGCAGAGGCCCAGGCACACATTTTCCCCCAATCTTAAACCTCTCCCAATCTTAAACATCTTCCAATCCTAAACATCAGCCAATCCTTAACGTCACTCAATCCTAAACCTC
This is a stretch of genomic DNA from Lonchura striata isolate bLonStr1 chromosome 26, bLonStr1.mat, whole genome shotgun sequence. It encodes these proteins:
- the HIVEP3 gene encoding transcription factor HIVEP3, whose product is MDPEQSQKSTKKAEESPRKRLPKGEAFQGSISSPTTYQGSSAPSQGTPLRDIISQQHFSGSLPVPREEPQEKPGHQKQPKPSSFDHPAHVPQLQQHALAPAFMSPGKPEHVLEGPTWQLVDPVRPGPSGSFPSPGLHAHHGQLLPSQSPIIPAEDMPAVQKVFIPRPAQVSLKQAEEVHKKEKKPQKPGKYICQYCSRPCAKPSVLQKHIRSHTGERPYPCIPCGFSFKTKSNLYKHRKSHAHRIKAGLASGIGAEMYPSSLEMERIGGEDFEEPTEGESTDSEEETAAMSGHAVELSPRQKHTLLSSSLLTAGSQGSSHDRCSLSHSSMSQSLEDSSQFVEPSSEHALSHKSEDTHSIKQKLALRLSERKKVIDEQAFLSPGSKGSTESGYFSRSESAEQQISPPNTNAKSYAEIIFGKCGRIGQRTAALAANTTQGFPHLSGDEKPSMVPLSVPRTQVIEHITKLITINEAVVDTSEIDSVKPRRSSLSRRSSIESPKSGAYREPFQFDIKSGSSSQLDAAKVLASHGEKMKPEQSLLSLQQSHSATETVPLLRSHSMPSAACTISSPHTFRGSYSFDDHIMEPEVLSRSQAFSSHPRMLKRQPAIELPLGVEYASEEVGSASKESVPKPPEEPETKESDLTKKSRKGPKAKGFMYECNVCGARYKKRDNYEAHKKYYCSELQLSKPRSATSHTSSEAEKSAADPDVWPQMMHYKLGSTLELTPLRKRRKEKSLGDDEEPPAFEVSDTPSSSTGPGTQFANLASSDVALNLTRESMKSPADSGKSAPSEASASFHSRNTKPASSAEGKERRTTSKEISVIQHTSSFEKSDSIEQPSSLEEDKPLSQFPAQPTPQHSRPPHSLQPRLVRQPNIQVPEILVTEEPDRPETEPEPPPKEPEKTEEFQWPQRSQTLSQLPAEKLPPKKKRLRLAEMAQSSGDSSFESVSLTRSPSQESSLSHSSSHSVSFDRDDHTKPESSSQPSESHPKPPSVGSHMLMVPSHHHHSREMRRSASEQTPNVSHPSQMSETRSKSFDYGSLSSTPASTPGPSTSSAPQERRKCFLVRQASLTRHPEHEPDPAPLGWPDTEDPTPSSSKSPATSLPHQPTTSSPLPSHSTYPSDKSQPKDSPEPSYSPPYTEALQVFHHPVPQLTLHEKHFMAPQVSIFPYQHLLPQPGQSAELFAAHTMSDILSAQFSMPQIPPSIFQTPPLPLPQTLIHPGPLHIAPPLMSHPAEVSFRHPSFLPVHYPGSSPIPSAFFLPLQSQFALHLPGDAGGHLPQIKSSLFSAAGSSSLSPCTDYDSDSRLHPLTCTASPALSVTVTQLVVPTRTEPMVSLVVPVRIQTNMPSYGSAMYTTLSQILVTQSQCSSSTIVLPKFDDHQPKGALVCSADVHGLGFDLAQMITDEQRSLFQSPYLRVPLPLPERKGYMPLTCPSDSVLGLEGGPSTVGGSKRMLSPAGSLELTMETQQQKRVKEEEVSEAEDKLEVVKPPSAIEEGKNQDKSHFLAESQERVEAEIPPSVSVEQPEPKETPSSSQQAVSRSGSPSLEALQEYEQPAGKQFLSQEPLQPVKKEDSKELVEQPPPTPASTAPVPEGAASAGKARDGTDSKKVLQFPSLHTTTNVSWCYLNYIKPNHTQQADGRSSVYASWCISLYNPNLPGVSTKAALALLRSKQKVSKETYTMATAPRPEAGRLVPASSRKPKMTEVHLPSLLSNEGRKDITRAEKEEEKRGKSEEEALVTKRGEPVRIKIFEGGYKSNEEYVYVRGRGRGKYVCEECGIRCKKPSMLKKHIRTHTDVRPYVCKYCNFAFKTKGNLTKHMKSKAHSKKCQELGVLVSSLVDLEAEEGTSEDLFQDSEGREGSEPIEEHQFSDLEESDDDDDNEDEEDEEEEESQDEPTPKLPEGTHGTLLLHSSAGCPSSPEEGTETSAAQEAAPSSPKAGEGQQASSSSSGLETKWSADSSDVAVCHSFLSLHRAALTSTEHLAPAERESATRPQMSLGMDLSTSKDTSPRKRWSPSQECGRGGGSGRPMMARKHLLTKNETSPKRFSPTAEPPSLRCLSPGRGLSPCQRPSPRREASPLRCVSPRLELSPSRHLSPRRELSPRAALPPDGEAAPARHSSPSREMASLRYFSLKKVLSPGCLELSRCPAPGKEDLPGTSKSAEDKVPSSYQAQPGIFSSMPLPHRFFGKNLQLYESKLKAEPRSPGTPPPACPRPLQAPHDLHAPGRGEENVFSHLPLHSQQLARTPCPMIPIGGIQMVQARPSSHASLVPGPVLSLQAGHLSAASGLARLSRAATSAGEPQSPPEPPSAPVCPAAELSKHTLCPEPAGGGFSEEKTRTSELQQEQEEHGLVAEAEPGPAERPSVSPGSPSTPQEPCPEPSAGGEEPSKATGSSSTPSEPACTFISAVPSLARDSPSEAHPGPPQALRPRNLSGSSPHPEHSDLGQTHKKVDEDAGSA